A window from Kovacikia minuta CCNUW1 encodes these proteins:
- a CDS encoding ATP-binding protein, whose amino-acid sequence MVAPYLCLPPLLFSNAFPFHFAFNRDLEILQVGEVLRRISVSELVGSQFEHHFQIDRPKVEFEFDAIRKQCRSLFILKSFQNGMQLKGQMMYLEDVDILFFLGSPWVTDTASLAPLGLKLKDFAVHDPIIDFLFLLQAKNTALADAKKLTEELKQQQTQLKSALQIKENLAEIAEAQAAKLKKALRELQQTQTQLIQTEKMSGLGQLVAGVAHEINNPVNFIYGNLKHATEYTQDLIELLNLYQQIYPDPAPQINHHIEKIDLNFLLEDLPKLLSSMKLGADRIRQIVLSLRNFSRLDEAEMKAVDIHEGIDSTLLILQNRLKGKVEHPAIEVVKQYGDLPLVECFAGQLNQVFMNLLSNAIDALHSYDNQRSVSEIRQNPSKITITTELQKPNHVRIKVADNGPGMTEAVRARLFDPFFTTKSVGKGTGLGLSISYQIIVEKHGGKLQCISETGAGAAFLIDIPLYQKETLRK is encoded by the coding sequence ATGGTTGCTCCTTACCTCTGTTTGCCGCCGCTTTTATTTTCCAATGCCTTTCCGTTTCATTTTGCATTTAATCGCGATCTCGAAATTCTTCAAGTCGGAGAAGTGCTGCGGCGAATCAGTGTTAGTGAATTAGTCGGTAGCCAATTTGAACACCATTTTCAAATCGATCGCCCGAAGGTGGAATTTGAATTTGATGCAATTAGAAAGCAGTGCCGTTCCCTTTTTATCCTGAAGTCTTTTCAGAATGGAATGCAGCTAAAGGGACAAATGATGTACCTGGAAGATGTGGACATTCTCTTTTTTCTGGGATCTCCCTGGGTAACGGACACTGCCAGTCTCGCCCCTTTAGGGCTGAAGCTAAAGGATTTTGCTGTCCATGATCCCATCATTGATTTTCTTTTTTTATTACAAGCCAAGAATACAGCCCTGGCTGATGCAAAAAAGCTAACGGAGGAGTTAAAGCAGCAACAGACCCAATTAAAGAGCGCTTTGCAAATTAAGGAGAATCTGGCTGAAATTGCTGAAGCACAAGCTGCAAAGTTAAAGAAAGCACTGAGGGAGTTGCAGCAAACTCAGACACAATTAATCCAGACTGAAAAAATGTCAGGTTTGGGGCAGTTAGTTGCTGGAGTTGCCCACGAAATTAATAATCCAGTTAATTTTATTTACGGTAATCTAAAACATGCTACTGAATATACCCAAGACTTGATAGAACTTTTAAATCTTTATCAGCAGATTTACCCCGATCCAGCTCCCCAAATTAATCATCATATTGAAAAGATTGATCTAAATTTTCTGTTAGAAGATTTGCCGAAACTGCTTTCTTCGATGAAGCTAGGGGCAGATCGAATCCGCCAAATTGTGCTTTCTTTGCGTAACTTCTCCCGGCTAGATGAGGCAGAGATGAAAGCGGTTGATATTCATGAAGGGATTGATAGTACGCTGTTAATTTTGCAGAATCGGTTAAAAGGAAAGGTGGAGCATCCTGCGATTGAAGTCGTTAAACAGTATGGAGATTTACCTTTGGTAGAGTGCTTTGCAGGGCAATTAAATCAGGTATTTATGAATCTTTTGAGTAATGCGATCGATGCCTTGCATAGCTACGACAACCAGCGATCAGTATCAGAAATTCGTCAGAATCCTAGCAAAATTACAATTACTACAGAGCTTCAAAAACCAAACCATGTCAGGATCAAAGTTGCTGATAACGGACCAGGAATGACAGAGGCAGTCAGGGCGAGGCTGTTTGATCCATTTTTTACCACCAAGTCAGTTGGTAAAGGCACGGGCTTGGGATTGTCAATCAGCTATCAAATTATCGTTGAAAAACATGGGGGAAAGCTCCAATGTATTTCAGAAACTGGAGCGGGCGCAGCGTTTCTGATTGACATTCCCCTATATCAAAAGGAAACTTTAAGGAAATAA
- a CDS encoding heme NO-binding domain-containing protein translates to MYGLVNKAIEDMVCRQFGEGTWKEIKQKADLEMDSFISMEGYPDDVTHKLVKAASEVLGLSAAEIMQAFGEFWVKYTAQEGYGEMMEMSGDNLPEFLENLDNLHSRVGVIFPQLRPPSFDCTDQTEASLNLQYHSSREGLAPMVVGLVKGLGTRFDTEVEVTQTASREEGAEYDEFSIQYKQT, encoded by the coding sequence ATGTACGGTTTGGTCAACAAAGCGATCGAGGATATGGTGTGCAGGCAGTTTGGCGAAGGAACCTGGAAGGAAATTAAACAGAAAGCCGACTTGGAGATGGATAGCTTTATCAGTATGGAAGGTTACCCTGATGATGTCACCCACAAACTGGTAAAAGCAGCGAGCGAAGTCTTGGGATTATCTGCTGCCGAAATTATGCAAGCCTTTGGAGAGTTTTGGGTGAAGTACACAGCTCAGGAAGGCTATGGCGAGATGATGGAAATGAGCGGTGATAATTTGCCGGAATTTCTAGAAAATCTCGACAATCTCCATTCCCGTGTTGGTGTGATTTTTCCCCAACTTAGACCGCCATCTTTTGACTGTACCGATCAAACGGAAGCATCTCTCAATCTGCAATATCACTCCAGCCGGGAAGGGCTGGCTCCTATGGTGGTGGGATTAGTCAAAGGGTTAGGAACCCGATTTGATACAGAAGTTGAAGTTACTCAAACTGCAAGCCGAGAAGAGGGGGCTGAATATGATGAATTTTCGATCCAATATAAACAAACTTGA